From the genome of Streptacidiphilus rugosus AM-16, one region includes:
- a CDS encoding fumarylacetoacetate hydrolase family protein, which produces MRIARFSFEGAVTFGVIDAEAESVAVLAGHPFGEPQPTGQVLSLSDVRLLPPMLPSKIVAVGRNYAAHAAELGHEVPEAPLTFFKPSTSVIGPTENIAYPPFSSEVHYEAELAVVIGRMCREVPHARVGEVILGYTCANDVTARDIQQREGQWARAKGFDTACPLGPWIETELDPADLAITCTVNGELRQAGRTSQMVRSIADLVVHISDAMTLLPGDVILTGTPAGVGPLAIGDEVSVTVEGIGTLTNRVVKRG; this is translated from the coding sequence GTGCGCATCGCCAGGTTTTCCTTCGAGGGGGCCGTCACCTTCGGTGTGATCGACGCCGAGGCCGAGTCCGTCGCGGTGCTCGCGGGTCACCCGTTCGGCGAGCCGCAGCCCACCGGTCAGGTGCTGTCGCTGTCGGACGTGCGGCTGCTGCCGCCCATGCTGCCGAGCAAGATCGTGGCCGTCGGCCGCAACTACGCCGCGCACGCGGCCGAGCTCGGCCACGAGGTGCCCGAGGCGCCGCTCACCTTCTTCAAGCCCTCCACCTCGGTCATCGGCCCGACCGAGAACATCGCCTACCCGCCGTTCTCCTCCGAGGTCCACTACGAGGCCGAACTGGCCGTCGTCATCGGCCGGATGTGCCGGGAGGTGCCGCACGCCAGGGTCGGCGAGGTGATCCTCGGCTACACCTGCGCCAACGACGTCACCGCCCGTGACATCCAGCAGCGCGAGGGCCAGTGGGCCCGCGCCAAGGGCTTCGACACCGCCTGCCCGCTCGGCCCCTGGATCGAGACCGAGCTGGACCCGGCCGACCTGGCCATCACCTGCACCGTCAACGGCGAGCTCCGCCAGGCCGGCCGCACCTCGCAGATGGTCCGCTCGATCGCCGACCTCGTGGTGCACATCTCCGACGCGATGACCCTGCTGCCCGGCGACGTCATCCTCACCGGCACTCCGGCCGGCGTCGGCCCGCTGGCGATCGGCGACGAGGTCTCCGTCACCGTCGAGGGCATCGGCACCCTGACCAACCGTGTCGTCAAGCGTGGTTGA